In Desulfobotulus mexicanus, a genomic segment contains:
- a CDS encoding SDR family oxidoreductase, with translation MDFEIPERPLLVTGATGYIGGRLVPLLLSRGFKVRALSRSLRKMHARPWSNHPNVELVACDLMDGPALEKAAEGCSGAWYLVHSMEGDSAGFAAREEKTAKNMVQAAEKAGLERIVYLSGLGDEKDPHLSSHLKSRHAVARILASGKTPVTVLRAAMVLGSGSASFEILRYLVDRLPFMLTPKWIRTSCQPIGIRNTLEYLVGAMVHPDMGGQSFDIGGPDILSYQDLMQLYADEAGLKRRIIIPVPFQTPGLSAFWVHLVCPLPAGIAKPLAEGLRNPVVCGDMRIAGLIPQKLLSCREAIREAIRKVAQEEVETRWSDAGKLLPPEWVQCTDPSYSGGTILDCCYKVKIRGNPEKIWQKVTSIGGKNGWYYGDILWRIRGRWDQITGGVGLRRGRRHPEELLVGDALDFWRVLDVKSHDRLLLLAEMRLPGEALLEFRMKDLGDGHCELQQMSRFLPKGLLGIVYWYALLPFHHLIFKGMLGRMAEAAGKPAGSVQAFSYDWKALVCTLDE, from the coding sequence ATGGATTTTGAAATTCCGGAAAGGCCTCTGCTGGTTACGGGGGCAACGGGTTATATAGGGGGGCGGCTGGTGCCCCTTTTGCTGTCCAGAGGATTCAAAGTCCGGGCCCTTTCCAGATCTTTGAGAAAAATGCATGCCCGGCCCTGGAGCAATCATCCAAATGTTGAGCTGGTGGCCTGCGATCTTATGGATGGCCCGGCTCTGGAAAAGGCAGCCGAAGGCTGCTCCGGTGCCTGGTATCTGGTACATTCCATGGAGGGAGATTCGGCCGGTTTTGCCGCAAGGGAAGAAAAAACGGCAAAGAATATGGTGCAGGCTGCGGAAAAGGCCGGTTTGGAACGGATCGTCTATTTGAGTGGCCTTGGGGATGAAAAGGATCCCCATCTCAGTTCACACCTGAAAAGCAGGCATGCCGTTGCAAGGATTCTTGCTTCCGGAAAAACACCGGTCACCGTTCTTAGGGCCGCCATGGTGCTGGGTTCGGGAAGTGCATCCTTTGAAATTCTGCGCTATCTGGTGGATCGCCTGCCCTTTATGCTGACCCCAAAGTGGATACGGACCTCCTGCCAGCCCATCGGCATACGCAATACCCTGGAGTATCTGGTGGGGGCCATGGTACATCCGGATATGGGCGGGCAAAGCTTTGATATCGGCGGTCCGGACATCTTAAGTTATCAGGATCTGATGCAGCTCTATGCGGACGAGGCCGGATTGAAAAGGCGGATCATTATCCCCGTACCTTTTCAGACTCCGGGCCTTTCAGCCTTCTGGGTGCATCTGGTCTGTCCCCTTCCCGCAGGTATAGCAAAGCCCCTTGCAGAAGGTCTTCGAAATCCTGTGGTCTGCGGGGATATGCGCATTGCCGGGCTGATTCCCCAGAAGCTTCTGTCCTGCAGGGAAGCCATCCGTGAAGCCATCCGCAAGGTGGCCCAGGAAGAGGTGGAAACCCGCTGGTCCGATGCGGGAAAACTCCTTCCACCGGAATGGGTGCAGTGTACGGACCCTTCCTACAGCGGCGGCACCATTCTGGACTGCTGCTACAAGGTGAAAATCCGGGGAAATCCAGAAAAGATCTGGCAGAAGGTGACATCCATCGGTGGTAAAAATGGATGGTATTACGGGGATATTCTCTGGCGTATCCGGGGACGCTGGGATCAGATCACAGGGGGCGTGGGCCTGCGGCGGGGACGCAGACACCCCGAGGAGCTTCTGGTGGGGGATGCCCTGGATTTCTGGCGGGTTCTTGATGTGAAATCCCATGATCGCCTGCTGCTTCTGGCGGAGATGCGTCTTCCCGGCGAAGCCCTGCTGGAATTTCGTATGAAAGATCTTGGGGATGGTCATTGTGAACTGCAGCAGATGTCCCGCTTTCTTCCCAAAGGGCTGCTGGGCATTGTTTACTGGTATGCCCTGCTTCCTTTTCATCATCTGATTTTTAAAGGCATGCTGGGTCGTATGGCAGAAGCTGCCGGAAAACCCGCTGGCAGTGTTCAGGCCTTTTCCTATGACTGGAAAGCCCTTGTGTGTACTTTGGATGAGTGA
- a CDS encoding HepT-like ribonuclease domain-containing protein: MSDSVRREWKFYIDDMIEFAEKVLLYTENMGQSDFIASGLNYDATVRNLELIGEAAKHIPAEVREANQQIPWRLVIALRNRLIHAYLGIDNDTLWSVIRDDVPVLLADLQKLRHINSD, translated from the coding sequence ATGTCTGATTCTGTCCGTAGGGAATGGAAATTTTACATCGATGATATGATAGAGTTTGCAGAGAAAGTGCTGCTTTATACAGAAAATATGGGGCAGTCAGATTTTATAGCAAGCGGCTTAAATTATGATGCCACAGTACGAAACCTTGAGTTGATAGGTGAAGCGGCCAAACATATTCCTGCGGAAGTCAGAGAAGCAAACCAGCAGATCCCATGGCGTCTTGTTATTGCACTGCGCAACAGGCTGATCCATGCCTATCTCGGCATAGATAACGATACCCTGTGGAGTGTGATCCGTGATGATGTCCCGGTTCTTCTGGCTGATCTGCAGAAGCTGCGGCATATAAATTCAGATTAA
- a CDS encoding ABC transporter permease has product MTAALRMLGRIPSEWRHAPGTALLFFACVFLSVAAFSGVENLRMAADRMLKQEARSFIASDMEIRSAFSFSHGAMAAVKELEESGRIRTAFVTEFLAMALPDKGRTGLVSVKAVSEGYPFYGRVSLASEQSLGEVLQPGILIAEATGLRRLGVEEGDSLQLGDAFFTVKDIVLSEPDRPIDAAGLAPRVFIHHKDLDATGLAVTGSRVRYRLLVALGEEGDRGAVKARLSAALLDGTEELRTYEDTGNRALRWMDSLFYYLRFCGIGILVLSGFGIRGSLVALWMQREKGVALMKTLGATPFQVGCHMALFLASIVIPALLAGWLAGWALALAMGSFMAEMLPRGLVFGFSFETLLLTLLVGGGFTLLFSILPFSRMVATPPVRILQRGENSGRAGRLARILFWAGVAGLLVLAARMLQEAGGSRVPVLIFMGSMGATAAAAWFLVQLATRFPARGARHRVVMQALKRPGATPVATVVSMAIATGLVLALVLMERNLSRLFIDAFPENTPNLYVIDIQPSQREAVEEILGPKALFFPMVRARVMAVNDRPIDAAAERKKRGDNLGREFSLTWHGAMEDEDLLEGDTLFQDDLDEAQVSILDYIRETYPLRVGDRITFRIQGVSMTAVITSVRKRQDGSLRPFFVFNLREKDLGDAPHTLFAALSADGKNQEILERNLAEQFSNIRIIDVREMIDRHADLARQMAGLLRAFSMVAFGAGILVWLGGLAATAADRARDAVLLRVVGADHRFLLETGVLETGIQGLFAVGLGFLIAEGLAGFVVVKGFGLDFNPEFLLLSGCSVLALLVIVLLGTGAAWPSMGTRPADAVRGRSR; this is encoded by the coding sequence ATGACAGCGGCGCTTAGGATGCTGGGCCGTATTCCTTCGGAGTGGCGTCATGCTCCGGGAACGGCTCTTTTGTTTTTTGCCTGTGTTTTTCTTTCCGTTGCCGCTTTTTCCGGTGTGGAGAATCTGCGCATGGCCGCAGACCGTATGCTGAAACAGGAGGCCAGAAGCTTTATCGCATCGGATATGGAGATTCGCTCTGCCTTTTCCTTTTCCCATGGTGCCATGGCTGCGGTGAAGGAGCTGGAGGAAAGCGGGCGGATACGCACTGCCTTTGTGACTGAATTTCTTGCCATGGCCCTGCCCGATAAAGGCCGTACCGGTCTTGTTTCCGTCAAGGCCGTTTCAGAGGGTTACCCTTTTTATGGCAGGGTGTCGCTGGCATCGGAACAAAGCCTCGGGGAGGTACTGCAACCGGGAATTCTCATTGCAGAGGCCACGGGACTGCGCCGTCTCGGGGTTGAGGAAGGGGACAGCCTGCAGTTGGGAGATGCCTTTTTCACCGTAAAGGATATTGTTTTGTCGGAGCCGGATCGTCCCATTGATGCGGCAGGGCTGGCACCCCGGGTTTTCATCCATCATAAAGATCTTGATGCTACGGGCCTTGCCGTTACAGGGAGCCGTGTCCGGTATCGTCTTCTGGTGGCTTTAGGAGAAGAGGGTGACAGAGGGGCTGTGAAAGCCCGGCTGTCTGCAGCTCTTCTTGACGGAACAGAGGAACTGCGTACCTATGAGGACACGGGGAACCGGGCTTTACGCTGGATGGACTCCCTGTTTTATTATCTGCGCTTCTGCGGTATTGGCATTCTTGTTTTGTCCGGCTTTGGCATACGGGGCAGCCTTGTGGCTTTGTGGATGCAGAGGGAAAAGGGTGTGGCCCTGATGAAAACCTTAGGGGCAACGCCCTTTCAGGTGGGCTGCCACATGGCCCTTTTTCTTGCATCCATAGTGATTCCTGCCCTTCTTGCGGGCTGGCTGGCAGGCTGGGCACTGGCCCTTGCCATGGGTTCTTTTATGGCGGAGATGCTGCCGAGGGGTCTTGTTTTCGGCTTTTCCTTTGAAACCCTGCTGCTGACCCTTCTGGTGGGCGGTGGATTCACCCTTTTGTTTTCCATTCTTCCCTTCAGCCGTATGGTGGCAACACCTCCCGTGAGAATTCTGCAGCGGGGAGAAAACAGCGGCAGAGCTGGAAGGCTTGCCCGTATTCTTTTCTGGGCAGGTGTGGCAGGGCTTCTTGTTCTGGCAGCCCGTATGTTACAGGAGGCGGGGGGGAGCCGTGTACCCGTACTGATTTTTATGGGTTCCATGGGAGCCACCGCCGCCGCAGCCTGGTTTCTGGTGCAGCTGGCCACCCGGTTTCCCGCCAGAGGCGCAAGGCACAGGGTGGTTATGCAGGCGTTGAAACGGCCGGGGGCCACGCCAGTTGCCACCGTTGTTTCCATGGCCATTGCCACAGGACTTGTTCTGGCTCTGGTGCTGATGGAGCGGAATCTCTCAAGGTTGTTTATCGATGCCTTTCCTGAAAATACTCCCAATCTTTATGTGATAGACATTCAGCCATCCCAGAGGGAGGCTGTGGAGGAAATTCTGGGGCCAAAAGCTCTGTTCTTTCCCATGGTGCGGGCGAGGGTGATGGCTGTGAATGACAGGCCCATTGATGCTGCTGCGGAAAGAAAGAAACGGGGAGATAACCTTGGCAGGGAGTTCAGCCTTACCTGGCACGGTGCCATGGAGGATGAAGACCTTCTGGAAGGAGACACCCTGTTTCAAGATGATCTGGATGAAGCTCAGGTTTCCATTCTGGATTATATACGGGAGACTTATCCCCTACGTGTGGGAGACCGTATCACTTTCCGCATACAGGGGGTCTCCATGACAGCTGTGATCACCAGTGTGCGGAAAAGGCAGGATGGAAGTCTGCGGCCCTTTTTTGTTTTTAACCTCAGGGAAAAGGATCTTGGGGATGCGCCCCATACCCTTTTTGCGGCCCTGTCTGCGGACGGGAAAAATCAGGAAATACTGGAGCGGAACCTTGCGGAACAGTTCAGTAATATCCGTATTATTGATGTTCGGGAGATGATAGACCGACATGCTGATCTTGCACGGCAGATGGCAGGGCTTTTGCGGGCCTTTTCCATGGTAGCCTTTGGTGCGGGAATTCTTGTGTGGCTGGGTGGCCTTGCGGCAACGGCTGCGGATCGCGCAAGGGATGCTGTCCTGCTTCGGGTGGTGGGAGCGGACCACCGCTTTCTTCTGGAGACCGGGGTGCTGGAAACGGGTATTCAGGGGCTTTTTGCCGTGGGTCTGGGTTTTCTCATTGCAGAAGGCCTTGCGGGCTTTGTGGTGGTGAAGGGCTTTGGTCTGGATTTCAACCCGGAGTTTCTTCTTCTTTCCGGATGTTCCGTGCTGGCCCTGCTGGTGATTGTTCTTCTCGGGACAGGGGCTGCATGGCCCTCAATGGGAACACGGCCTGCGGATGCCGTACGGGGTCGGAGCAGGTAG
- a CDS encoding UbiD family decarboxylase codes for MRYASLEEAVRDLEKQKDLVRIREEVDPDLEMAAIHRRVQEAGGPAIFYERVKGSPFPAVSNLFGTLERARFLFRDTLAAVRTLVEAKADPAIFLKRPSRLLSLPGSLGASLPIRKKTGPVLACQTRISSLPAVRCWPKDGGPFVLLPQVLSEDPEKPGIFSTNLGMYRVQLSGNDYIQDEEVGLHYQIRRDIGIHHTKAAAMGKRLPVSVFAGGPPAHTLAAVMPLPEGLSELVFAGALGGRNFRYARRGDHIISLDADFCITGYVAEGKKPEGPFGDHLGYYSLVHDFPYLENVRVFHRKNAIWPFTVVSRPPAEDTVFGQLIHEITAPMVPVSLPGVAAVHAVDAAGVHPLLLAIGHERFEPDTSRPMELLTQASAILGFGHCSLAKYLFIVAKEDAPKLDVHDIPSFFTHVLERVDWSRDLHFHTRTTMDTLDYSGDGVNQGSKLVVAACGPVRRRLGTRLPDGLSLPLGLDRAALVMPGILAVSGGASGGSLPWDAEELAALLGNDTEFKEAFPLILLVDDADFVAKREANWLWVTFTRSDPAKDVHGGGSFIHNKHWGCTGSLLIDARIKGHHAPGLETEPAIEKRVDALAAKGGPLYGLI; via the coding sequence ATGAGATATGCAAGCCTTGAAGAGGCTGTGAGGGATCTGGAAAAACAAAAGGATCTGGTTCGTATTCGTGAAGAGGTGGACCCTGATCTTGAAATGGCGGCCATCCACCGCAGGGTACAGGAAGCCGGAGGACCAGCCATTTTTTATGAAAGGGTGAAGGGCTCGCCTTTTCCTGCGGTTTCCAACCTTTTCGGCACCCTTGAAAGGGCCCGCTTTCTTTTCAGGGATACCCTTGCTGCGGTACGTACGCTGGTGGAAGCCAAGGCAGATCCTGCCATTTTTCTGAAACGGCCATCCCGTCTCCTTTCCCTGCCGGGAAGCCTTGGGGCATCCCTTCCCATACGGAAAAAAACAGGGCCTGTTTTAGCCTGTCAAACACGTATATCAAGCCTTCCCGCAGTGCGATGCTGGCCCAAAGATGGTGGTCCCTTTGTGCTTTTACCCCAGGTTTTGAGTGAAGATCCTGAAAAGCCGGGTATTTTTTCCACCAACCTTGGCATGTACAGGGTGCAGCTTTCCGGAAATGACTATATTCAGGATGAGGAGGTGGGGCTGCATTATCAGATCCGCCGGGACATAGGCATCCACCATACCAAGGCTGCTGCCATGGGTAAAAGGCTTCCCGTAAGCGTTTTTGCAGGTGGTCCTCCGGCCCATACTCTGGCTGCGGTCATGCCCCTTCCCGAAGGCCTTTCGGAGCTGGTTTTTGCCGGTGCCCTTGGAGGACGCAACTTCCGCTACGCCCGCAGGGGCGATCATATTATCAGTCTGGATGCTGATTTCTGTATCACAGGCTATGTGGCCGAAGGAAAAAAGCCCGAAGGCCCCTTTGGGGACCATCTGGGCTATTACAGTCTTGTCCATGATTTCCCCTATCTGGAGAATGTGCGGGTTTTTCACCGGAAAAATGCCATCTGGCCCTTTACGGTGGTCAGCAGGCCCCCTGCGGAAGATACGGTTTTCGGTCAGCTTATCCATGAGATAACAGCTCCCATGGTGCCTGTTTCTCTGCCCGGTGTAGCAGCTGTCCATGCCGTTGATGCGGCAGGTGTTCATCCTCTGTTGCTGGCCATAGGCCATGAGCGTTTTGAGCCTGATACATCAAGGCCCATGGAGCTGCTCACCCAGGCTTCGGCTATTCTCGGTTTCGGCCACTGCTCCCTTGCCAAGTATCTCTTCATTGTGGCAAAGGAAGATGCGCCCAAACTGGATGTCCATGATATTCCATCTTTTTTTACCCATGTTCTGGAAAGGGTGGACTGGTCAAGGGATCTGCATTTTCATACCCGGACCACCATGGATACCCTTGATTATTCCGGAGACGGGGTCAATCAGGGTTCCAAGCTGGTGGTGGCGGCCTGTGGTCCTGTCCGTCGGCGGCTGGGAACAAGGCTGCCCGATGGTCTGTCTCTGCCCTTGGGCCTTGACCGGGCGGCCCTTGTCATGCCGGGCATTTTGGCCGTGTCCGGTGGGGCTTCCGGCGGTTCTTTACCATGGGATGCTGAGGAACTGGCGGCTCTTTTGGGTAATGATACTGAATTCAAGGAAGCCTTTCCCCTGATCCTTCTGGTGGATGATGCGGATTTTGTGGCGAAACGGGAGGCAAACTGGCTGTGGGTCACCTTCACCCGGAGTGATCCGGCAAAGGATGTGCATGGCGGAGGCAGCTTTATCCATAACAAGCACTGGGGCTGCACCGGTTCCCTTCTCATTGATGCCCGCATCAAGGGGCACCACGCACCGGGCCTGGAGACGGAGCCTGCCATTGAAAAAAGGGTGGATGCGCTGGCCGCAAAGGGTGGGCCTCTGTATGGATTGATTTGA
- a CDS encoding ABC transporter ATP-binding protein, protein MIRAQALEKSYQVNGRTLAVIHPMDLHIKAASFSAIQGRSGSGKTTLLTLLSGLDRPTGGRLILDEDDITDWPESRMAAFRNSKIGFVFQDFHLIPGMTALENVLFPAELSGSSHARERAESLLRQVGLWERRKHLPRQLSGGEQQRVAICRAVVNRPKIIFADEPTGNLDSAAADGVMQLLVDLKEQEGATLVVVTHSAEVAEQADRVITLADGEVAHDSGA, encoded by the coding sequence ATGATCCGGGCCCAAGCCCTTGAAAAATCCTATCAGGTGAACGGACGTACCCTTGCTGTGATCCATCCCATGGATCTTCATATTAAAGCGGCTTCTTTTTCGGCCATTCAGGGGCGCAGCGGTTCCGGCAAAACTACCCTTCTGACCCTGCTTTCCGGTCTGGACAGGCCAACGGGGGGGCGTCTTATTCTGGATGAAGACGATATCACGGACTGGCCTGAATCCCGCATGGCCGCCTTCAGAAATAGCAAAATCGGTTTTGTGTTTCAGGATTTCCACCTGATTCCCGGCATGACGGCTTTGGAAAATGTTCTCTTTCCCGCAGAGCTGTCCGGAAGCTCCCATGCCCGTGAACGGGCAGAAAGTCTTCTGCGGCAGGTGGGACTCTGGGAAAGGAGGAAACACCTGCCCCGTCAGCTTTCCGGTGGAGAGCAGCAGCGGGTTGCCATCTGCCGTGCCGTGGTGAACCGGCCGAAAATCATCTTTGCCGATGAGCCCACTGGGAACCTGGATTCGGCGGCGGCGGATGGGGTAATGCAGCTTCTGGTGGACCTGAAGGAGCAGGAAGGGGCCACCCTTGTGGTGGTTACCCACAGCGCCGAGGTGGCGGAGCAGGCCGATCGTGTGATCACCCTGGCCGACGGGGAGGTTGCCCATGACAGCGGCGCTTAG
- a CDS encoding nucleotidyltransferase family protein, translated as MKRMEKDYILALLVRSKPVLEKRFGVTRLALFGSVARNESSATSDVDVMVSFDGPATSERYFGVQFFLEDLLGVSVDLVTEKALRPELRPFIERERVNV; from the coding sequence ATGAAAAGAATGGAAAAGGATTATATTCTTGCACTTCTTGTCCGTAGCAAGCCCGTCCTTGAAAAGCGTTTTGGAGTGACCCGGCTGGCATTGTTTGGTTCTGTGGCAAGGAACGAATCATCCGCAACAAGCGATGTGGATGTGATGGTGTCCTTTGACGGCCCTGCAACTTCGGAGCGTTATTTCGGGGTTCAGTTTTTTCTTGAGGATTTACTGGGGGTCTCCGTTGATCTTGTCACCGAAAAAGCCCTGCGCCCTGAACTTCGTCCATTCATTGAACGGGAGCGTGTTAATGTCTGA
- a CDS encoding NUDIX hydrolase, whose translation MTEKTAYPIPAVGAVVFHENKVLLVKRGKAPAAGYWAIPGGKMRLGEGYGEAAEREIFEETGIRIRAGEVVWVMDLVEKDDQGRIIWHYLIVDVLGHYLEGEPRAGDDAREAAWISEEELENLCVSPDTLKMLAEVFGFGISV comes from the coding sequence ATGACAGAAAAAACCGCTTACCCGATCCCTGCCGTGGGAGCTGTGGTCTTCCATGAAAACAAAGTGCTTCTGGTCAAACGGGGCAAGGCTCCGGCTGCGGGATACTGGGCCATCCCCGGTGGGAAAATGCGCCTTGGAGAAGGCTATGGCGAGGCTGCGGAAAGGGAAATTTTTGAGGAAACGGGTATCCGAATCCGGGCGGGAGAGGTGGTCTGGGTTATGGATCTTGTGGAAAAGGACGATCAGGGCCGGATTATCTGGCACTATCTCATTGTGGATGTACTGGGTCACTACCTTGAAGGCGAACCCAGGGCCGGTGACGACGCAAGGGAGGCCGCATGGATTTCCGAAGAAGAACTTGAAAACCTCTGCGTATCACCGGATACCTTAAAAATGCTGGCAGAGGTTTTCGGGTTCGGAATCTCCGTCTGA
- a CDS encoding arylesterase, with product MKKVFFCLVCSVLLLNLGCDRKPEAEVAGKVAMKTEYTIVAMGDSLTEGLGVLPNEAYPARLEQILQERGWPVEVINAGVSGETSAGALSRVDWIISRLRPDLVILVSGANDGLRRIAVDDMEKNLDEVLRRMDAAGIPVILGGMQMFFNLGPAYVKEFEAVYPGLAKKWDVELIPFFLEGVAGEPSMNQSDGIHPNAKGYERITDQLLPFVERKLEKAGLDLFGSG from the coding sequence ATGAAAAAAGTATTTTTCTGTCTGGTCTGCAGTGTGCTCCTGCTCAATCTGGGCTGTGACCGTAAACCAGAGGCGGAAGTTGCTGGAAAAGTGGCCATGAAAACGGAGTATACCATCGTTGCCATGGGAGACAGTCTGACGGAAGGCCTTGGCGTGCTGCCGAATGAGGCTTATCCTGCCCGTCTGGAGCAGATTCTGCAGGAGAGGGGATGGCCCGTTGAAGTTATCAATGCAGGGGTCAGCGGTGAGACCTCTGCGGGTGCCCTTTCACGGGTGGACTGGATTATCAGCCGTCTGAGGCCGGATCTGGTCATCCTTGTCAGCGGTGCCAATGACGGTCTGCGTCGTATTGCTGTGGATGACATGGAGAAAAACCTGGATGAAGTGCTGCGCCGTATGGATGCTGCGGGTATTCCAGTTATTTTGGGGGGGATGCAGATGTTTTTCAATCTGGGTCCGGCCTATGTGAAGGAGTTTGAGGCGGTGTATCCGGGACTTGCCAAAAAATGGGATGTGGAGCTGATTCCTTTTTTTCTGGAAGGGGTGGCTGGTGAACCCTCCATGAACCAGTCCGACGGGATTCATCCCAATGCAAAGGGCTATGAAAGGATTACGGATCAGCTTCTTCCCTTTGTGGAGAGGAAACTGGAAAAAGCGGGGTTGGATCTTTTTGGGTCCGGATGA
- a CDS encoding rhomboid family intramembrane serine protease encodes MKNTKARMCPKCGKMVSHDQDQCPWCGQKRPGNPLLPANLVARMGRPGEIIRILIWVNAILYLASLLINPAETKWTMNPFAALSPDTRSLLMLGATGTFPVYQMGNWWTLITAGFLHGSLLHILFNMAALYHVGQLAERAFGPFRMLLIYLLTSVAGFALSLVGGVRLTIGASAAVCGLIGALLYYGKRRGGFHGKAVYQHTQGWIIGLLIIGFLMPGINNWGHGGGLVAGILAAFALGYSEKRPETQNLRMIVFVIAMLVLALLAWVAFTALVYRGSLGRLI; translated from the coding sequence ATGAAAAATACAAAGGCCCGGATGTGTCCGAAGTGCGGTAAAATGGTGAGCCATGATCAGGATCAGTGTCCCTGGTGTGGTCAGAAGCGTCCCGGTAATCCGCTGCTTCCTGCCAATCTTGTTGCACGCATGGGAAGGCCGGGGGAGATCATCCGCATACTGATCTGGGTGAATGCCATTTTATACCTTGCATCTTTGCTCATTAACCCTGCGGAAACCAAGTGGACCATGAATCCCTTTGCCGCCCTTTCTCCGGATACCCGAAGCCTTCTCATGCTGGGAGCTACGGGAACCTTTCCCGTTTATCAGATGGGGAACTGGTGGACCCTGATCACGGCTGGCTTTCTCCATGGCAGCCTGCTCCACATCCTTTTTAACATGGCGGCCCTTTATCATGTGGGACAGCTTGCTGAAAGGGCTTTTGGTCCTTTCAGGATGCTTCTCATTTATCTTCTTACCAGTGTTGCTGGTTTTGCCCTTTCCCTTGTGGGTGGCGTGCGCCTGACCATAGGGGCTTCGGCTGCGGTATGCGGTCTCATCGGAGCGCTTCTCTACTATGGAAAACGCAGGGGAGGCTTCCATGGAAAGGCGGTGTATCAGCATACTCAAGGCTGGATTATCGGTCTTCTGATCATCGGCTTTCTGATGCCAGGCATCAATAACTGGGGTCATGGCGGCGGTCTTGTGGCTGGGATTCTTGCGGCTTTTGCTTTGGGATATTCTGAAAAAAGGCCGGAAACCCAGAATCTCCGTATGATAGTTTTTGTCATTGCCATGCTTGTACTGGCCCTTTTGGCATGGGTGGCCTTTACGGCTCTGGTTTACAGGGGCAGCCTCGGTCGTCTGATCTGA
- the rlmN gene encoding 23S rRNA (adenine(2503)-C(2))-methyltransferase RlmN, with protein sequence MHNLFSMTCADLENWLRLSHGKGAFHAKALYHEVMGRGNRDFALHPAFEKSQKLALAVEGSLDVPEARIVETAGTDDSFKFVTALDDGLRIESVILTMESHETLCLSTQVGCRMGCAFCETGTMGLIRNLQPEEMVLQVMAARYQLQRPVRNVVYMGMGEPMDNLDAVLKAVEILSDQRGLNIPLRRQTLSTVGLVPGFKRLASMESMRPLHLSLSLNAASDDLRSELMPVNRAFPLALLKKTLAEYPLPSGGAILLAYVLIPGVNDSREDAMALADFAEGLPVRINLIPYNPGTCGRWPATEDKDIHRFGALLYEKGLFVRKRWSRGREVMAGCGQLGGRPEKDSKEKQEAT encoded by the coding sequence ATGCATAATCTTTTTTCCATGACCTGCGCCGATCTGGAAAACTGGCTGCGCCTCAGCCATGGTAAAGGTGCCTTCCATGCAAAGGCTCTCTACCATGAGGTGATGGGAAGGGGAAACCGTGATTTCGCCCTGCATCCGGCCTTTGAAAAATCTCAAAAACTGGCGCTGGCGGTAGAGGGGTCCCTTGATGTTCCCGAGGCCCGTATTGTGGAGACGGCAGGAACGGATGATTCCTTCAAGTTTGTCACAGCTCTGGATGACGGATTGCGCATTGAGTCCGTGATTCTTACCATGGAAAGCCATGAGACCCTCTGCCTTTCCACCCAGGTGGGCTGCCGCATGGGCTGTGCTTTCTGCGAAACGGGAACCATGGGGCTTATCCGCAACTTACAGCCCGAAGAGATGGTTTTGCAGGTTATGGCTGCCCGATACCAGTTGCAAAGACCCGTCCGCAATGTGGTATACATGGGAATGGGAGAGCCCATGGATAATCTGGATGCGGTACTCAAAGCAGTGGAGATTCTCTCGGATCAGCGTGGGCTTAACATTCCTTTGCGGCGGCAGACCCTTTCCACAGTGGGCCTTGTGCCGGGTTTCAAAAGGCTGGCTTCCATGGAATCCATGAGACCCTTGCACCTTTCCCTGAGCCTTAATGCAGCCAGCGATGATCTGCGCAGCGAGCTGATGCCCGTGAACCGGGCCTTTCCTCTGGCTCTGCTTAAAAAAACGCTGGCTGAATATCCCCTGCCATCGGGTGGGGCCATTCTCCTTGCCTATGTGCTGATTCCCGGTGTGAATGACAGCAGAGAAGATGCCATGGCGCTGGCGGATTTTGCAGAAGGCCTGCCGGTGCGCATCAATCTCATTCCTTATAATCCCGGAACCTGCGGCAGGTGGCCCGCTACAGAGGATAAAGACATTCATCGCTTTGGTGCCCTTCTTTATGAAAAGGGGCTTTTTGTGAGAAAGCGCTGGAGCCGGGGCAGGGAAGTGATGGCCGGATGCGGGCAGCTGGGGGGCAGGCCGGAAAAAGACAGCAAAGAAAAACAGGAGGCCACATGA